The following proteins are encoded in a genomic region of Haloarcula marina:
- a CDS encoding transcriptional regulator: MTTSRDDDSGKFTEQYPRSAFVEAVANIENATTTKVAEEVGCSYDLAYRRLNALESENEIERITVGSSFIWIPK, encoded by the coding sequence GTGACCACCAGCCGGGATGATGACTCGGGGAAGTTTACCGAGCAGTATCCACGGAGCGCATTCGTTGAGGCAGTGGCAAACATCGAGAACGCCACGACGACGAAAGTGGCCGAAGAGGTGGGTTGCTCCTACGATTTGGCATACCGCCGTCTGAACGCGCTTGAATCAGAAAACGAAATTGAGCGAATAACTGTCGGCTCTTCGTTTATTTGGATTCCGAAGTAG
- a CDS encoding DNA adenine methylase, whose product MANPVLKWAGGKRQLLDELYGRFPRSYDHFHEPFFGGGALFFDIEPDNGTINDTNSRLINFYKQVRDRPRELIEFLQTFDDPEAEADSDRQFAETNRKGKEIKNYYYQQRELFNNRPYGDDYDELEEAALLLYLNRTCYNGLYRENSSGGFNVPIGRYSNPDWVRKKEIRKASRVLENTDIRNSDFEYVLDEAEEGDLVYFDPPYEPMSPTAYFTDYSAEGFGQDDQKRLLNVAQELDQNGVNVILSNSGVMHEMYDDAGFYVEVEGATRSINSDGENRDEVDEIIATNVAPESRQKAGQQGLADF is encoded by the coding sequence ATGGCAAATCCAGTTCTCAAATGGGCCGGCGGCAAGCGCCAGTTGCTTGATGAGTTATACGGCCGATTTCCTCGAAGCTACGACCACTTCCATGAGCCGTTCTTCGGTGGCGGGGCGCTCTTCTTCGACATTGAGCCTGACAACGGGACAATCAACGATACGAATTCTCGGCTTATTAATTTCTACAAACAGGTCCGTGATAGGCCCAGAGAGTTGATTGAGTTCCTTCAAACGTTCGACGACCCAGAGGCAGAAGCCGACTCAGACCGACAATTTGCCGAGACGAACAGGAAAGGTAAGGAAATCAAGAACTACTACTACCAGCAACGCGAACTATTCAATAACCGGCCTTACGGTGACGATTACGACGAGCTGGAAGAGGCGGCGCTTTTGCTTTACCTCAATCGGACGTGTTACAACGGGCTATACCGGGAGAACAGTAGCGGTGGATTCAATGTCCCGATAGGCCGCTACAGCAATCCCGATTGGGTACGGAAGAAAGAAATTCGGAAGGCAAGCCGGGTACTTGAGAACACTGACATACGCAACTCGGACTTCGAGTATGTTCTTGACGAAGCCGAGGAAGGCGACTTAGTGTACTTCGACCCGCCGTATGAGCCGATGAGTCCCACTGCGTACTTCACTGACTACTCGGCGGAAGGATTCGGCCAAGATGACCAAAAGCGGCTCCTGAACGTGGCTCAAGAACTGGACCAGAACGGCGTGAATGTCATTCTTAGTAACAGTGGTGTCATGCACGAGATGTATGATGACGCTGGTTTCTACGTCGAAGTAGAAGGTGCGACCCGCTCTATCAACAGCGACGGTGAGAACCGTGACGAAGTTGACGAAATAATCGCTACGAATGTCGCCCCTGAATCTCGACAAAAAGCAGGACAGCAGGGACTTGCCGATTTTTGA
- a CDS encoding type II restriction endonuclease yields MPIRQRCPPTEEFVDTFQDTIVPSSIPSSRFIDWDGIEDEIENYERQIEAILDLEGVSESEFVEGLADALMNADDTRKWIDFYFEVLGERGNKYSALEGVWKFYDIQRSIDAGDRESARSLADILQEIGLQYIVDEADIRDHFRGMLVGMESHARKNRQGECFEELVGEQIANIANRLVDAGYNVQMDAEYTTAYNDESGQKKTVDFALFEDDELRLVVEANAYKVGGSKPSEIRRSYNHVAKRMRNDDVAFVWITDGQGWAKSLTNVLRQSYDDITDLYNLHQAETELPDDVERFFETKEV; encoded by the coding sequence ATGCCGATTCGCCAGCGTTGCCCCCCGACAGAGGAATTCGTAGATACCTTTCAGGACACTATTGTTCCGTCTTCTATTCCCTCTTCTCGGTTCATTGATTGGGACGGGATTGAAGACGAAATAGAGAACTATGAACGTCAGATTGAGGCTATTCTTGACCTCGAAGGCGTCTCTGAATCGGAATTTGTGGAAGGACTGGCTGACGCCCTGATGAACGCTGATGACACCCGGAAGTGGATTGATTTCTATTTCGAGGTTTTGGGTGAGCGTGGGAACAAGTATAGTGCCTTGGAAGGTGTATGGAAGTTCTACGATATACAGCGGTCTATAGACGCTGGGGACAGAGAATCCGCTCGCAGTCTGGCGGACATACTGCAAGAAATCGGACTACAGTATATCGTTGATGAAGCAGACATTCGGGACCACTTCCGGGGAATGCTCGTTGGAATGGAGTCACACGCAAGGAAAAACCGTCAGGGTGAGTGTTTTGAAGAGTTGGTGGGCGAACAGATAGCGAATATTGCTAACCGACTCGTTGACGCAGGCTACAACGTCCAAATGGACGCTGAGTACACTACCGCGTACAACGACGAATCCGGGCAAAAGAAAACGGTTGATTTCGCCCTGTTTGAGGACGATGAACTCAGGCTTGTGGTCGAGGCGAATGCCTACAAGGTCGGGGGGAGCAAACCATCTGAAATCCGTCGGTCGTACAATCACGTCGCCAAACGGATGCGGAACGACGACGTAGCGTTTGTCTGGATTACAGATGGACAGGGCTGGGCAAAGTCTTTAACAAACGTTCTCCGCCAGAGCTACGATGACATAACCGACCTCTACAATCTGCATCAAGCGGAAACCGAACTGCCCGACGACGTAGAGCGGTTCTTTGAAACGAAAGAAGTGTAG
- a CDS encoding tyrosine-type recombinase/integrase, whose amino-acid sequence MSLKPTPPHEAKNRFLKDKQPGVTKKTLKNYRTAIRQFCDWLEAEGITDLTDLDSEVIQRYKEHRLSKVKVITARQDMMTVKQYVQFCEHIAAVPRGLGDMVRIPKTSANDEICDDLLTRDEATELLEFLDRYEYATNRHVTLLILWKTGMRMSGLRALDLGDFDEGRPALEVRHRPLEGTPLKNKEQSERDVLLTPETAEIIRDYVDGRRIAVTDEYGREPLLTTREGRVVETTIQRYVYTATRPCYYNGGECPFDRDPEDCEAMSWNASSKCPGSVSPHALRRGYVTAARNAGQPKDVTGERVNMSGEVLDTHYDKGSSAEKADRRQEYIRDI is encoded by the coding sequence ATGAGTCTGAAACCAACCCCACCGCACGAAGCGAAGAACCGATTCCTCAAAGACAAGCAACCCGGCGTCACAAAGAAGACGCTCAAGAACTACCGAACCGCTATCCGACAGTTCTGTGACTGGCTGGAAGCCGAAGGGATTACCGACCTGACCGACCTCGACAGCGAAGTTATCCAGCGATACAAGGAACACCGTCTCTCCAAGGTCAAAGTCATCACCGCCCGGCAGGACATGATGACGGTCAAGCAGTACGTACAGTTCTGTGAGCATATCGCGGCCGTTCCTCGGGGGCTGGGTGATATGGTACGAATTCCGAAGACCAGCGCGAACGACGAGATATGCGATGACCTGCTCACCCGCGACGAAGCGACAGAGCTGTTAGAGTTCCTTGACCGCTACGAGTACGCGACGAACCGCCATGTTACTCTTCTGATTCTCTGGAAGACGGGAATGCGGATGAGTGGGCTCCGAGCATTGGACTTAGGCGACTTTGACGAGGGGCGGCCGGCGCTGGAAGTCCGTCACCGGCCCCTGGAAGGAACGCCGTTGAAGAACAAAGAGCAGAGCGAGCGCGACGTACTGCTCACGCCAGAGACGGCCGAGATTATTCGTGATTACGTAGATGGAAGGCGGATAGCTGTGACCGACGAGTACGGCCGCGAACCCCTTCTAACGACCAGAGAGGGCCGTGTAGTCGAGACCACGATTCAGCGGTACGTGTACACTGCGACCCGTCCTTGCTACTACAACGGGGGCGAGTGCCCGTTTGACCGCGACCCCGAGGATTGCGAAGCTATGTCGTGGAACGCCTCAAGCAAGTGTCCGGGTAGCGTCAGCCCACACGCTCTTCGTCGGGGTTACGTCACGGCGGCTCGGAACGCGGGCCAGCCGAAAGATGTGACGGGTGAGCGGGTAAATATGAGCGGAGAGGTGCTTGATACGCACTACGACAAGGGGTCAAGTGCTGAAAAAGCGGACAGGAGACAGGAATACATCCGAGATATATAA
- a CDS encoding acyl-CoA thioesterase has product MPNVADTHIVNRERVQPTHANNYESAHGGIVMKWMDEIGAMSAMRAAEESCVTAQMSRVDFERPIPIGDTARVESWAYATGRTSVRVRIEVAAENPRTGETEQTTSAYATFVAVENGTPVPVPELTVKGEKCRKLRDRALAEEPDRE; this is encoded by the coding sequence ATGCCTAACGTCGCCGACACGCACATCGTCAACCGCGAGCGCGTCCAACCGACCCACGCCAACAACTACGAGAGCGCCCACGGGGGCATCGTCATGAAGTGGATGGACGAAATCGGCGCGATGTCGGCGATGCGGGCCGCCGAGGAGTCCTGCGTCACCGCGCAGATGTCCCGCGTCGACTTCGAGCGGCCAATCCCCATCGGCGACACCGCCCGGGTCGAGTCGTGGGCCTACGCCACCGGCCGGACCAGCGTCCGCGTCCGCATCGAAGTCGCCGCCGAGAACCCGCGTACCGGCGAGACGGAGCAGACGACGAGCGCCTACGCCACCTTCGTCGCCGTCGAGAACGGGACGCCCGTTCCGGTCCCCGAACTGACCGTCAAAGGCGAGAAGTGTCGGAAACTTCGGGACCGGGCGTTGGCCGAGGAACCGGACCGGGAGTGA
- a CDS encoding AIM24 family protein: protein MDVDTFVSENQPNEGADTFELENSKLLDIAVEGGVMAKAGSMISYTGNLDFTGKSSAEGGLTGFIKQKATGEGTPIMEVEGNGHLYLADQGKEIQVLSLDPGESISVNGNDVLAFESQVDYKISTIDSLAGSATGGLTNVFLEGPGNVAITTHGKPLVLTPPVKTDPAATVAWSGNTSPSGSVNRSLSDMVGQSSDESYQLDFSNSDGFVVVQPYEERNPQQ, encoded by the coding sequence ATGGACGTCGACACATTCGTCAGCGAAAATCAGCCCAACGAGGGAGCCGACACGTTCGAACTCGAAAACAGCAAACTGCTCGACATCGCCGTCGAGGGCGGCGTGATGGCGAAAGCCGGATCGATGATTAGCTACACCGGCAACCTCGATTTCACCGGGAAATCCTCCGCCGAAGGCGGTCTGACGGGCTTCATCAAGCAGAAAGCCACCGGCGAGGGAACGCCCATCATGGAAGTCGAGGGGAACGGCCACCTGTATCTCGCCGACCAAGGCAAAGAGATACAGGTACTCTCGCTCGACCCCGGCGAGAGCATCTCGGTCAACGGCAACGACGTTCTCGCGTTCGAGTCCCAGGTGGACTACAAGATTTCCACCATCGACAGCCTCGCCGGGTCCGCGACGGGCGGCCTGACCAACGTCTTCCTCGAAGGCCCCGGGAACGTCGCCATCACCACCCACGGCAAACCGCTGGTGCTGACGCCGCCGGTCAAGACGGACCCCGCCGCCACCGTCGCGTGGAGCGGCAACACCTCGCCGAGCGGGAGCGTCAACCGAAGCCTCTCGGACATGGTCGGCCAGTCGTCCGACGAGAGCTACCAACTGGACTTCTCTAACAGCGACGGCTTCGTCGTCGTCCAGCCCTACGAGGAACGGAACCCCCAGCAGTAA
- a CDS encoding DUF5784 family protein produces the protein MAGPLRFRYSTERWSEDRVQRDLLSPLQDTFGADLNGPWFAPPEGWAARRLEMNNGDLALFCWNGNEAYWLGNTQTPEPLWRTNKRTFEETPDPIAEWGRRELLAQLEVEDPWLTEYDAVANFFLPVFLSKDGRDSTRRFFRDHAGGFPDASREAGLAFYDDFLARGVLDEYRYTMASKLGTSEGFDLSRMQATMGEFNAAKLLVDAGNDIEPEVELNSGHSVDFRVEDTLVEVTRPRPPARRQANTAIGALKASGDAKTRDQLAAHPGAVLAVDCTSFPDDDWRRVHAERPGVGYEPLIVFRYRPDGRVEGYTHGSVPFPLPL, from the coding sequence GTGGCTGGCCCACTTCGATTTCGCTACTCGACCGAACGCTGGAGCGAGGACCGCGTCCAGCGTGACCTTCTCTCTCCGCTGCAAGACACCTTCGGTGCCGACCTGAACGGCCCGTGGTTCGCCCCGCCCGAGGGGTGGGCCGCGCGCCGACTGGAGATGAACAACGGCGATTTGGCGCTATTCTGCTGGAACGGCAACGAAGCCTACTGGCTCGGGAACACGCAGACGCCCGAACCGCTCTGGCGCACGAACAAGCGGACGTTCGAGGAAACGCCGGACCCCATCGCCGAGTGGGGCCGACGCGAGCTCCTCGCCCAACTGGAAGTCGAGGACCCGTGGCTCACCGAGTACGACGCCGTCGCGAACTTCTTCCTGCCCGTCTTCCTCTCGAAGGACGGCCGGGACTCCACCCGGCGGTTCTTCCGGGACCACGCCGGTGGCTTTCCCGACGCCTCTCGCGAGGCCGGACTGGCCTTTTACGACGACTTCCTCGCCCGCGGGGTCTTAGACGAGTACCGCTACACGATGGCGAGCAAACTCGGGACTAGCGAGGGGTTCGACCTCTCGCGGATGCAGGCGACGATGGGCGAGTTCAACGCCGCCAAACTGCTGGTCGACGCCGGAAACGACATCGAACCCGAGGTGGAACTCAACTCGGGCCACTCCGTCGACTTCCGCGTCGAGGACACCCTCGTCGAAGTCACCCGCCCGCGGCCGCCCGCCCGTCGGCAGGCCAACACCGCAATCGGCGCGCTGAAGGCCTCAGGCGACGCGAAGACCCGCGACCAACTGGCCGCACACCCCGGGGCCGTGTTGGCCGTCGACTGCACCTCCTTCCCCGACGACGACTGGCGGCGCGTCCACGCCGAACGCCCCGGCGTCGGCTACGAACCACTCATCGTCTTCCGGTACCGCCCCGACGGCCGCGTCGAGGGGTACACCCACGGGTCGGTCCCGTTCCCGCTGCCGCTCTGA
- a CDS encoding DUF5786 family protein, with the protein MSMGAYDDDEHERRERKNNEVDLSEDDDRTAYHGTVSYDSGESTEDLLDQFKQINSE; encoded by the coding sequence ATGTCGATGGGAGCGTATGACGACGACGAACACGAACGCCGTGAGCGCAAGAACAACGAGGTCGACCTGTCGGAGGACGACGACCGGACAGCGTATCACGGGACCGTCAGCTACGACAGCGGCGAATCTACCGAAGACCTGTTAGACCAGTTCAAGCAGATCAATTCTGAGTAG
- a CDS encoding DUF7530 family protein yields MSGESPHPDYGETWVYESIVGALPGIRLPTWAALTIQLVVFEVAVVAMSWYYDVWNAAIAATVVVFVATIGSIEMLRISTLIRRIDVPPTYRALLFSSNMEVVLSVLAYIAMLTHLFVFDPQTAEIPLVTTLFGEDPPVLVVYLTLLILWDVCYRIGTGWWASVTGLWRSLRFRFDPETVRVFQRADLETWGFGVLQLVLIPFVLNQPVLLAALLAHVAAVTVVTAASVTLLQVRSRTPGATQN; encoded by the coding sequence ATGAGCGGCGAGAGCCCGCATCCCGACTACGGCGAGACGTGGGTGTACGAGAGCATCGTCGGGGCGCTCCCGGGCATCCGATTACCCACGTGGGCGGCGCTGACGATTCAACTGGTCGTCTTCGAGGTGGCGGTGGTCGCGATGTCGTGGTACTACGACGTGTGGAACGCGGCCATCGCGGCGACGGTGGTGGTGTTCGTCGCGACCATCGGCAGCATCGAAATGCTCCGCATCAGCACGCTCATCCGCCGCATCGACGTGCCGCCGACGTATCGGGCGCTGCTGTTCTCGTCGAACATGGAGGTTGTGCTGTCGGTGCTCGCGTACATCGCCATGCTCACCCACCTGTTCGTCTTCGACCCCCAGACGGCGGAGATACCGCTGGTCACGACGCTGTTCGGCGAGGACCCGCCGGTGCTGGTGGTGTACCTGACGCTGCTCATCCTCTGGGACGTGTGCTACCGTATCGGGACCGGATGGTGGGCCAGCGTCACCGGCCTGTGGCGGTCGCTGCGATTCCGGTTCGACCCCGAAACGGTGCGGGTGTTCCAGCGGGCGGACCTCGAGACGTGGGGCTTCGGCGTCCTCCAATTGGTACTGATACCGTTCGTGCTGAACCAACCGGTGTTGCTGGCGGCGCTGCTCGCCCACGTGGCGGCCGTGACGGTGGTCACCGCCGCGTCGGTGACGCTGCTACAGGTCAGGTCGAGAACGCCCGGCGCTACTCAGAATTGA
- a CDS encoding NAD(P)H-binding protein → MHVLVTGATGFVGGHLVPALRAAGHDVRALVRDPSAYDPPAGVEVVTGDLLDPDSFADAFSGVDAAYYLVHSMRAGSDYAERDRRAAANFREAADAAGVDRVVYLGGLGDDGEIRSKHLRSRREVESVLDAGAYDLTVLRAAIIVGTDSASFRLIRELTATLPVMFTPRWVRTDCHPIAIDDVIEYLVGVLAEPETTGETYEIGGPEVLTYAEILRRTGEVMHDAEPRIVPIPILSPRLSSLSIGLVTDVPSNVARPLILGLKTPVVASDDRIQEVVPVSLTPFETAVARALDDENDAEDADGAAADQRTRAVADGGDR, encoded by the coding sequence ATGCACGTGCTGGTGACCGGCGCGACGGGGTTCGTCGGGGGCCACTTGGTCCCCGCGCTCCGCGCGGCGGGTCACGACGTTCGCGCCCTCGTGAGGGACCCGTCGGCGTACGACCCGCCCGCGGGCGTCGAGGTGGTGACTGGGGACCTGTTGGACCCCGACAGCTTCGCGGACGCGTTCTCGGGCGTCGACGCCGCCTACTATCTCGTTCACTCGATGCGGGCCGGGTCGGACTACGCCGAACGGGACCGCCGGGCCGCGGCGAACTTCCGGGAGGCCGCTGACGCGGCGGGCGTCGACCGCGTCGTGTACCTCGGCGGCCTCGGCGACGACGGCGAGATTCGGTCGAAACACCTCCGGTCGCGCCGCGAGGTCGAGTCCGTCCTCGACGCGGGCGCGTACGACCTGACGGTGTTGCGGGCGGCCATCATCGTCGGCACCGACAGCGCCAGTTTCCGACTCATCCGCGAACTGACGGCCACCCTGCCGGTGATGTTCACCCCGCGGTGGGTCCGCACCGACTGTCACCCCATCGCCATCGACGACGTGATCGAGTACCTCGTCGGCGTCCTCGCCGAACCGGAGACGACGGGCGAGACGTACGAAATCGGCGGTCCCGAAGTCCTCACGTACGCCGAGATACTCCGCCGAACCGGGGAGGTCATGCACGACGCCGAACCGCGCATCGTTCCGATTCCGATACTGAGTCCGCGCCTCTCCTCGCTGTCTATCGGACTCGTGACCGACGTGCCGTCGAACGTGGCGCGACCGCTCATCCTCGGTCTGAAGACGCCGGTGGTCGCCAGCGACGACCGGATTCAAGAGGTCGTCCCGGTGTCGCTGACACCCTTCGAAACGGCCGTCGCGCGTGCGCTCGACGACGAGAACGACGCCGAAGACGCGGACGGAGCGGCGGCCGACCAGCGGACCCGCGCCGTCGCCGACGGAGGCGACCGATGA
- a CDS encoding YkgJ family cysteine cluster protein, producing MEVDCEGCAGCCIDWRPLTGRDIDHERRGPFEPLDDTYNLVPLSREEVRAFVDAGYGDALRPRLWKADAEDDRRVRIDGVDVAAIDGRPVFYVGFRKPPKPVAPFDRPPTWLRACAFLDPTTLQCRIHGDDLYPHACADYPGENLALDAETECERVERVHGGRRLLDDTAPDATPLFGPGALGDRVFAHPDPDRLAGAIGRFRDDALTAADRAEFVAVAAASSPGTLVVNDEWYERTRERVLDADSWAGRAIETWADSAAELGERAPDAESADTVEDADGAPETPGW from the coding sequence ATGGAGGTCGACTGCGAGGGCTGTGCGGGGTGCTGTATCGACTGGCGGCCCCTGACCGGCCGCGACATCGACCACGAGCGCCGCGGCCCGTTCGAACCGCTGGACGACACCTACAACCTCGTCCCCCTCTCGCGCGAGGAGGTCCGGGCGTTCGTCGACGCGGGCTACGGCGACGCACTTCGACCGCGGTTGTGGAAAGCCGACGCCGAGGACGACCGGCGGGTCAGGATAGACGGCGTCGACGTGGCCGCCATCGACGGGCGACCGGTGTTCTACGTCGGGTTTCGCAAGCCCCCGAAACCCGTCGCCCCCTTCGACCGGCCGCCGACGTGGCTCCGGGCCTGCGCGTTTCTGGACCCGACGACGCTCCAGTGCCGCATCCACGGCGACGACCTGTACCCCCACGCCTGCGCCGACTATCCCGGCGAGAACCTCGCGCTCGATGCCGAAACGGAGTGTGAACGCGTCGAACGCGTCCACGGCGGCCGCCGACTACTCGACGACACCGCGCCCGACGCGACGCCGCTGTTCGGCCCCGGCGCGCTGGGCGACCGGGTGTTCGCCCACCCTGACCCGGACCGTCTTGCAGGCGCTATCGGTCGATTCCGTGACGACGCACTCACCGCCGCCGACCGCGCGGAGTTCGTCGCCGTCGCCGCCGCGTCTAGTCCGGGAACGCTCGTCGTCAACGACGAGTGGTACGAACGGACCCGCGAACGGGTGCTCGACGCCGACTCGTGGGCGGGCCGGGCTATCGAGACGTGGGCGGACAGCGCCGCCGAACTCGGCGAGCGAGCGCCCGACGCCGAGTCGGCCGACACGGTCGAAGACGCCGACGGCGCGCCGGAGACGCCGGGGTGGTGA
- a CDS encoding DUF7561 family protein, protein MASQPCDGCGDSVSIGGGIANIWTQESRPTEGIVLELGDGTEHFLCYDCIDRLPDDTEVTAEDVAALDEES, encoded by the coding sequence ATGGCCTCCCAGCCCTGCGACGGCTGTGGCGACAGCGTCTCGATAGGCGGCGGCATCGCCAACATCTGGACGCAGGAGAGTCGGCCGACCGAGGGCATCGTCCTCGAACTCGGTGACGGCACCGAACACTTCCTCTGTTACGACTGCATCGACCGCCTACCCGACGACACCGAGGTGACCGCCGAGGACGTGGCGGCGCTCGACGAGGAGTCGTAG
- a CDS encoding CPBP family intramembrane glutamic endopeptidase translates to MRLPVPVSARRGLRRVAWPVWNRTQNRLRAPIRALLPLVVTLVALAAIQTTVRTRFDHPVVELLELGGFVVVLAVGTLGSARFLDRRSLAGYGLGVDREWARQAAVGAAVATASNAFAFAAVLLAGWASVAGFAETPGILPFLPALAITFCLVTVAATWEEVVFRGIILTNLVEGTDGYLPRWVAVGLSLTLTVVVFAFLHGGKVTAVSQYGYYLLAGVLLGGLYVLTGDLALSIGFHVAYNFTMSVVFGLGVSQQTPELLVLTVTGPTRWVGEEGLIHVVAVVLAGIALLAYVRWRDGRLAVAETIGTWCGRC, encoded by the coding sequence ATGCGACTGCCAGTCCCTGTCTCCGCACGTCGCGGGTTACGACGGGTCGCATGGCCCGTCTGGAACCGAACGCAGAACCGTCTGCGAGCGCCGATTCGTGCCCTCTTACCCCTCGTCGTGACGCTCGTCGCGCTGGCCGCGATACAGACGACGGTCCGCACGCGGTTCGACCACCCGGTCGTCGAACTGCTCGAACTGGGTGGTTTCGTCGTCGTCCTCGCGGTCGGGACCCTCGGGAGCGCCCGGTTCCTCGACCGTCGCTCGCTCGCGGGCTACGGACTCGGCGTTGACCGCGAGTGGGCCCGACAGGCGGCCGTCGGCGCCGCAGTCGCGACGGCGAGCAACGCCTTCGCGTTCGCGGCCGTCCTCCTCGCTGGGTGGGCCAGCGTCGCGGGATTCGCTGAGACGCCCGGAATACTCCCTTTCCTCCCGGCGCTGGCTATCACGTTCTGCCTCGTCACCGTCGCCGCGACGTGGGAGGAAGTCGTCTTCCGGGGTATAATACTGACCAACCTCGTCGAGGGGACCGACGGCTACCTCCCGCGGTGGGTCGCCGTCGGCCTCTCTCTGACCCTCACTGTCGTCGTCTTCGCGTTCCTCCACGGGGGCAAGGTCACGGCCGTCAGCCAGTACGGCTACTACCTGCTGGCGGGTGTGCTGCTCGGGGGTCTCTACGTCCTGACCGGCGACCTCGCGCTCTCCATCGGCTTCCACGTCGCATACAATTTCACCATGAGTGTGGTGTTCGGCCTCGGCGTCTCACAACAGACCCCCGAACTACTCGTGCTGACGGTGACCGGACCGACGCGCTGGGTCGGCGAGGAAGGCCTGATACACGTCGTCGCCGTCGTCCTCGCCGGAATCGCGTTGCTCGCGTACGTCCGCTGGCGCGACGGGCGCCTCGCGGTCGCCGAAACCATCGGGACGTGGTGTGGCCGGTGTTGA
- a CDS encoding ArsR/SmtB family transcription factor, translating to MDEAGDDELLALVDDEYARTILAALTTEPMSVSELCRACEMSDPTAYRRLERLERAGLVTAEQTLDPDGHHYKQYVTTVEEVTVRFADGEYEVGVSESSTDPADRFTDLFEGLS from the coding sequence ATGGACGAGGCTGGCGACGACGAACTCCTCGCGCTCGTAGACGACGAGTACGCCCGGACCATCCTCGCCGCTCTCACCACTGAACCGATGTCCGTCTCAGAACTCTGCCGGGCTTGCGAGATGTCCGACCCGACCGCATACCGCCGTCTCGAACGACTTGAGCGCGCCGGACTCGTCACTGCGGAACAGACGTTAGACCCCGACGGGCACCACTACAAGCAGTACGTCACCACCGTCGAGGAAGTGACCGTCCGCTTCGCCGACGGGGAGTACGAGGTGGGCGTCAGCGAATCGTCGACGGACCCGGCCGACCGCTTCACCGACTTGTTCGAGGGGTTGTCGTAG
- a CDS encoding DUF7521 family protein: MTSLFGALFSPETVAWGSRALTAAVGLFVAALAYRGFRRNDAPKMRALAVGIGLLTTGAFLATGFTAALAAGEGVVLLARGVVTVAGLCAVLYALLRE, encoded by the coding sequence ATGACGTCCCTGTTCGGTGCGCTGTTCTCGCCCGAAACCGTCGCGTGGGGGTCGCGGGCGCTGACCGCCGCGGTCGGCCTGTTCGTCGCCGCGCTGGCTTACCGCGGCTTCCGACGGAACGACGCACCGAAGATGCGGGCGCTCGCGGTCGGTATCGGCCTGTTGACGACCGGCGCTTTCCTCGCTACCGGCTTTACGGCGGCGCTGGCGGCGGGAGAGGGCGTGGTCTTGCTCGCCCGTGGGGTCGTCACCGTCGCGGGCCTGTGTGCGGTGCTGTACGCGCTGCTTCGCGAGTGA